One Candidatus Korarchaeum sp. genomic region harbors:
- a CDS encoding GTPase — protein sequence MSGREEMLRVMTGIVKTDVHDHTLFRIRMGELESLLSALGYRVIERVVQVREKESVDFVFGKGKVSEIKEKVKKLNPDLFVIYNNITSKQKWNLERALGIEVADRYDVTLMIFREAASDILSKLQIELASLEKLFPYVKLSASIKYKRMRAGFRGGGEYAYHKQIRALQKRIRILRDKIERLSRQRELEILKRLESGANIMVLTGYYNAGKTSIFNALTGFEKPVSDKPFTTLSSKYAGVEGERVYLVDTIGFVMDLDPRLIASFKLNLLDIEYSSKQILVIDIADRDDLLKIKLLEDLRILKGLGKEESSFLIAANKADLVGESDLKRKIELVRDLVGEDIPIIPVSAVTGRGLRELVESALKDLEVVR from the coding sequence TTGAGCGGAAGGGAAGAGATGCTGAGGGTAATGACTGGAATCGTAAAGACCGATGTGCACGACCATACCCTCTTCAGGATCAGGATGGGGGAGCTTGAGTCCTTACTTAGCGCTCTGGGCTACAGGGTGATTGAGAGGGTAGTTCAGGTCAGAGAGAAGGAGTCCGTGGATTTCGTTTTCGGTAAAGGGAAGGTAAGTGAGATAAAGGAAAAGGTAAAGAAGTTGAATCCAGACCTCTTCGTGATATATAATAATATCACGAGTAAGCAGAAGTGGAACCTGGAGAGGGCCCTCGGTATCGAGGTGGCTGATAGATATGATGTCACGCTAATGATATTCAGGGAGGCTGCTAGCGACATACTCTCGAAGCTGCAGATAGAGTTAGCATCCCTCGAGAAGCTCTTCCCTTACGTCAAGCTCTCAGCTTCGATAAAGTACAAGAGGATGAGGGCTGGTTTCAGGGGAGGGGGAGAATACGCCTACCACAAGCAGATAAGAGCTCTTCAGAAGAGGATCAGAATACTCAGAGATAAGATAGAAAGATTGAGCAGGCAGAGGGAGTTGGAGATCCTCAAGAGGCTCGAGAGCGGAGCTAATATAATGGTGCTCACTGGCTATTATAACGCTGGTAAGACGAGCATATTCAACGCACTAACGGGTTTTGAGAAACCCGTTAGCGATAAGCCGTTCACCACGTTATCCAGTAAGTACGCGGGGGTTGAGGGTGAGAGAGTATACCTCGTCGATACGATAGGCTTCGTAATGGACTTAGATCCTAGATTGATCGCCTCATTTAAGCTCAACCTTCTGGATATAGAGTACTCTAGCAAGCAAATTTTAGTTATAGATATAGCTGATAGAGACGATTTACTAAAAATAAAATTACTTGAGGATCTGAGGATCCTAAAGGGGCTCGGTAAGGAGGAGAGCAGCTTCTTGATAGCGGCCAATAAAGCAGATCTCGTAGGAGAATCCGATCTAAAGAGGAAGATAGAATTAGTAAGGGATTTGGTAGGAGAAG
- a CDS encoding UbiD family decarboxylase: protein MELRDSIELLRERGLLEVFEGPSSVDYEIASYMIKLDGKKAVLINKPLLRDGRVAAFKVFGGFATSREVLVTAMGLNSMKELKERMKKSLVNGKDPSEAEPEWRRTELTLKDLPILKHYLGEPGPYMTASIVILKDGGKFSSSYHRMLPISEDRLVLRAVEGRRLSRTIEKFSRLGKELEVAVSIGNPTEVLIASAMPAEDRDKLSMAGGISGRSIEISKCEDLDAWAPSSAEIVICGRIKPGDLAPEGPFYEILGKDIVRIQPVLTVDSIHIRKDPIYQAILPAGMEHQILMGLPVEPLIEERVSEVAEVIDVAMTPAGAGWVEAAISIRKTHEDQPTLAGLMAISAHKSLKRVIIVDEDVDVTNYIEVMRAVLQRAHIPDDYKMISGIRGSSLDHSNLREISIDGERRILRLPQGKMIIDATVKGPRELVEVPRNPYCSRNR from the coding sequence ATGGAACTCAGAGATTCGATCGAGCTACTTAGGGAGAGGGGTCTCTTGGAGGTATTCGAGGGACCCTCCTCAGTCGATTATGAGATAGCCTCCTACATGATCAAGCTCGACGGTAAGAAGGCTGTTCTCATCAATAAGCCCTTACTGAGAGATGGGAGGGTAGCCGCTTTCAAGGTTTTCGGAGGATTTGCGACATCTAGAGAGGTTTTAGTAACTGCTATGGGGCTAAATTCTATGAAGGAGCTAAAAGAGAGGATGAAGAAGTCCTTAGTTAATGGAAAGGACCCTTCTGAAGCTGAACCGGAGTGGAGAAGGACGGAGCTTACTCTGAAGGACTTACCAATTTTAAAGCACTACTTAGGAGAGCCAGGTCCTTACATGACGGCATCTATCGTGATTCTCAAGGATGGAGGCAAGTTCTCCTCATCCTACCATAGAATGCTCCCCATATCCGAGGACAGACTTGTTCTAAGGGCAGTGGAGGGGAGGAGGCTTAGCAGAACTATAGAGAAGTTCTCGAGGTTAGGGAAGGAGCTAGAGGTCGCTGTCTCCATAGGTAACCCAACTGAGGTACTTATCGCTTCGGCGATGCCTGCTGAGGATAGGGATAAGCTCTCAATGGCCGGAGGTATCTCCGGAAGGTCTATTGAGATCTCGAAGTGCGAGGACCTGGATGCCTGGGCACCTTCCAGTGCGGAGATAGTAATTTGCGGTAGGATAAAGCCCGGGGATCTCGCGCCAGAAGGACCGTTTTACGAGATACTCGGGAAGGATATCGTTAGGATTCAACCTGTCCTCACAGTGGATTCAATACACATCAGGAAAGATCCCATATATCAGGCGATTCTCCCTGCCGGAATGGAGCATCAGATCCTGATGGGACTTCCTGTTGAACCCCTGATCGAGGAGAGAGTATCGGAGGTCGCGGAGGTGATTGACGTAGCTATGACCCCTGCCGGGGCTGGGTGGGTGGAAGCGGCGATATCGATAAGAAAAACCCATGAGGATCAGCCTACCTTAGCAGGTTTGATGGCGATATCCGCTCACAAGAGCTTAAAGAGGGTTATAATAGTTGATGAAGATGTGGATGTGACGAACTATATCGAAGTCATGAGGGCTGTCTTACAGAGAGCTCACATACCTGACGACTATAAGATGATAAGCGGGATAAGGGGCTCCTCCCTCGATCACAGTAACTTGAGGGAGATCTCTATTGACGGGGAGAGGAGGATACTCAGATTGCCTCAGGGGAAAATGATAATAGATGCCACTGTTAAGGGACCTAGAGAGCTAGTGGAGGTCCCGAGGAACCCTTACTGTTCAAGAAACCGTTAA
- the asnS gene encoding asparagine--tRNA ligase yields the protein MWKFGVKTHYISELRELEDGSRVRIAGWVQRKSELGGIVFLRIRDSTGSVQVVVREGEVTEHELTAARGIGIEASALVEGSLRRDPRAPTGVEVVASRFIISGDSRDFPIKPGVSEEFLLDNRHLHIRTTRMRNALLIRKEVVRATEEWFINNGFVRVEAPTFVGAAVEGGATLFEVPYFNRKAYLTQSSQFYLEAAIFSFENVYTIQPSFRAEKSRTRRHLTEFWHAEAEMAWADLNGMMEVVESLVKYIVEKVVERAQEQLEALGRRIEPIKGRFPRITYDEALELARRKGVEIEWGEDFGTEVERVISLEFDSPVFITHYPKKAKAFYHKQDPKRPEVVLCADLLAPEGVGEIVGGGQRIDSEEELVARILEEGLNPEDYKWYIDLRKYGSVPHSGFGLGIERTIRWVAGLPHIRDAIPFPRTPTRLYP from the coding sequence ATGTGGAAATTCGGTGTGAAGACTCACTATATCAGCGAGTTAAGGGAATTAGAAGATGGGAGCAGGGTTAGGATAGCCGGCTGGGTTCAGAGGAAGAGTGAGCTCGGAGGGATAGTTTTCCTGAGGATTAGGGACTCTACAGGCTCCGTTCAAGTGGTGGTGAGAGAGGGTGAGGTAACGGAACACGAGCTCACTGCGGCTAGGGGAATTGGTATAGAGGCATCCGCGTTAGTTGAGGGTAGTTTGAGGAGAGATCCTAGAGCTCCTACAGGGGTAGAGGTAGTTGCGTCAAGGTTCATCATCTCAGGTGATTCCAGAGATTTCCCGATAAAGCCTGGTGTCAGTGAGGAGTTCTTGTTGGATAACAGGCACTTGCACATCAGGACCACGAGGATGAGGAACGCCTTACTCATTAGGAAGGAGGTGGTGAGGGCCACTGAGGAATGGTTCATAAACAACGGATTCGTGAGGGTTGAAGCCCCAACGTTCGTTGGAGCAGCTGTGGAAGGAGGTGCCACACTATTCGAGGTCCCTTACTTCAACAGGAAGGCTTACCTCACTCAGAGTTCTCAATTCTACCTTGAAGCTGCGATATTCTCCTTTGAGAATGTTTACACGATACAACCCAGCTTCAGGGCTGAGAAATCGAGGACTAGGAGACATTTAACTGAGTTCTGGCATGCGGAAGCTGAGATGGCTTGGGCTGATCTCAACGGTATGATGGAAGTCGTTGAGTCACTCGTGAAGTACATCGTGGAGAAGGTTGTAGAGAGAGCTCAGGAACAGCTGGAAGCACTGGGCAGAAGGATAGAACCGATCAAGGGGAGGTTCCCCAGGATAACCTACGATGAGGCGCTGGAATTGGCCAGGAGGAAGGGCGTAGAGATAGAGTGGGGAGAGGACTTCGGTACTGAGGTGGAGAGAGTTATATCGCTAGAGTTCGATTCCCCTGTCTTCATCACTCATTATCCGAAGAAGGCTAAGGCTTTCTACCATAAGCAGGATCCTAAGAGACCTGAGGTCGTTCTTTGCGCTGATCTGCTAGCTCCGGAGGGAGTAGGGGAGATAGTGGGAGGGGGTCAGAGGATAGATAGCGAGGAGGAACTGGTAGCCAGGATACTTGAGGAAGGACTGAACCCGGAGGACTACAAGTGGTACATAGACCTGAGGAAATACGGGAGCGTACCTCACTCGGGGTTCGGCTTAGGTATAGAGAGGACTATAAGGTGGGTAGCGGGTCTTCCTCATATAAGGGATGCGATTCCATTCCCAAGGACTCCTACAAGACTCTATCCTTGA
- a CDS encoding ERCC4 domain-containing protein, whose protein sequence is MVMDDREPEIIERLLRKNGVLVERKRIEVADYLIGMDVCIERKTLEDFLRSIYDGRIFEQVEEMRSCCDRLIVIVENSFRFDSRAKPHYLGALAYLSLRGVSVIHVGDREETAKFLSYLARKVEGNKPSTIPIRRKRRPKAFEEAYSVLLSFPSIGPKSAEKLMSEFRNLREIFNADFSKLRNVIGEAKARKLRDVLNSPFVYERETRLEDQG, encoded by the coding sequence GTGGTGATGGATGATAGAGAACCGGAGATAATAGAGAGGCTTCTGAGGAAGAATGGTGTTCTTGTTGAGAGGAAGAGGATCGAGGTCGCGGACTATCTAATAGGTATGGATGTCTGCATCGAGAGAAAGACCTTAGAGGACTTCTTGAGATCGATATATGACGGTAGGATCTTCGAGCAAGTTGAGGAGATGAGATCATGTTGCGATAGACTCATCGTCATCGTAGAGAACTCCTTCAGGTTTGACAGTAGGGCTAAGCCCCACTATCTGGGGGCCCTAGCTTACCTCTCCCTAAGAGGGGTATCCGTGATACACGTGGGTGATCGTGAGGAGACAGCCAAGTTCCTCTCGTATCTAGCTAGGAAGGTAGAGGGGAATAAGCCATCCACGATACCCATCAGGAGGAAGAGGAGACCTAAGGCCTTCGAGGAAGCTTATTCAGTGCTACTGAGCTTCCCCTCAATAGGACCCAAATCAGCGGAGAAGCTGATGAGCGAGTTCAGGAACTTGAGGGAAATATTCAACGCCGATTTCTCAAAGCTGAGGAATGTTATAGGAGAAGCAAAAGCTAGGAAACTTAGGGATGTGCTGAACTCACCTTTCGTATATGAGAGGGAGACAAGGCTCGAGGATCAAGGATAG
- the rtcA gene encoding RNA 3'-terminal phosphate cyclase: MEFVKIDGSYGEGGGSLLRYAIALSSVTMRPVEVFNIRVKRSNPGLRPQHLNAVRALAKITDAVVEGDEVGSSRVRFVPRRKISGSFEIDVGTAGSVSLIVQAVLPVCLTSEGETVLRIRGGTDVPMAPPIDYMTDVFLPNLSLLGARAELRVLRRGHYPRGGGFIELRVKPSTLYSVQKIGRDYFNRIFGRCHAVKLPKSVVERISNSATEVLREEGFEVEIEDDWSENAHLGPGAGIVLWTDSSPRIGADELGEKGKPSEVVGRNAALKLISEIKTGMAFDNHTGDMIIPYLAIARGLSRIGLSKLTRHAESNIWLVERFLPVKFRIDGELDRPTVLEVEGVGLDL, from the coding sequence ATGGAGTTCGTCAAGATAGATGGGAGCTACGGGGAGGGAGGAGGTTCTTTACTGAGGTACGCTATCGCTCTCTCTTCCGTGACCATGAGACCCGTGGAAGTGTTTAACATAAGGGTCAAGAGATCCAACCCCGGCTTAAGACCTCAGCACCTCAATGCCGTCAGGGCGCTCGCTAAGATAACGGACGCTGTGGTAGAGGGAGATGAGGTAGGGTCATCTAGAGTGAGGTTCGTCCCTAGAAGGAAGATTAGCGGATCCTTCGAGATAGATGTGGGAACTGCCGGTAGCGTGAGCTTGATAGTACAAGCTGTCCTACCGGTGTGTCTCACATCGGAAGGTGAGACTGTCCTGAGGATAAGAGGGGGTACCGACGTACCGATGGCCCCGCCTATAGACTACATGACCGATGTTTTTCTTCCTAACCTCTCGCTCCTAGGCGCTAGGGCTGAGCTGAGGGTGTTGAGGAGAGGCCACTACCCCAGAGGAGGAGGATTTATTGAACTCCGCGTGAAGCCCTCAACTCTTTACTCCGTGCAGAAGATAGGAAGAGATTATTTTAACAGAATTTTCGGAAGATGTCATGCCGTAAAGCTTCCTAAGAGCGTAGTTGAGAGGATATCTAACTCAGCAACGGAGGTCCTGAGGGAAGAGGGGTTTGAGGTGGAGATAGAGGACGATTGGTCTGAGAACGCTCACTTAGGACCTGGAGCTGGCATCGTCCTGTGGACCGACTCGAGTCCCCGGATAGGGGCGGATGAGTTAGGGGAGAAGGGTAAACCGAGTGAGGTCGTCGGTAGGAATGCTGCATTGAAGCTCATAAGCGAGATCAAAACGGGAATGGCATTCGATAATCATACAGGCGATATGATAATCCCTTACCTTGCAATAGCGAGGGGTTTATCGAGGATAGGCTTATCGAAGCTCACGAGGCATGCTGAGAGCAACATATGGCTTGTGGAAAGGTTCCTCCCCGTTAAGTTCAGGATCGATGGTGAGTTGGATAGGCCCACTGTGCTCGAAGTTGAGGGTGTTGGGCTTGACCTATGA
- a CDS encoding MGMT family protein, with protein MNSRGARTEVAYWIFEVEDKFVGVAVGGGFLYCNTIPLEGEGEAERDLMRNCHTAWGRLNMVKRSIESDLIARKVHSIYVGEIEDLRGVNFAFHMDERFRNALITMILIPRGRFTTYGELARVLRTSPRVVGSYAARNPFPLLVPCHRVIRGDMGIGGYGYGPELKARLLMLEGVEVDLKRMKVNPNKLIRSSELVRLREVWGTGNST; from the coding sequence TTGAATTCGAGGGGTGCGAGGACGGAGGTAGCTTACTGGATCTTCGAGGTGGAGGACAAGTTCGTAGGGGTTGCTGTGGGAGGGGGATTCCTCTACTGTAACACCATACCTCTCGAGGGAGAGGGAGAAGCTGAGAGGGATCTGATGAGAAACTGCCATACCGCATGGGGAAGATTGAATATGGTGAAGAGATCTATAGAATCCGATCTCATAGCTAGGAAGGTTCATTCAATATACGTTGGTGAGATTGAGGATCTACGAGGGGTGAATTTCGCTTTTCATATGGATGAGAGATTTCGAAATGCTCTAATTACCATGATCCTTATCCCTAGAGGTAGATTCACGACTTACGGGGAGCTTGCAAGGGTATTGAGGACTTCCCCTAGAGTGGTTGGCTCTTACGCGGCTAGGAATCCGTTTCCCTTACTCGTACCTTGTCATAGGGTCATCAGAGGGGATATGGGAATCGGTGGCTATGGGTACGGGCCTGAGCTCAAAGCCAGGCTCCTCATGCTAGAGGGCGTGGAGGTGGATCTGAAGCGTATGAAGGTGAACCCTAATAAGCTCATCAGGTCCAGTGAGTTAGTGAGGCTAAGGGAGGTGTGGGGTACTGGCAACTCAACCTAG
- a CDS encoding DUF72 domain-containing protein produces MEGFDIRVGCCGFQVSKRSYAEIFDLVEVQETFYKLPNLETVRRWRRVVGRDSFEFSVKAWMVFTHEPSSAIWRKTGLPTDADYGSLRPTKKNLESWEKFRDVMRELNSNLVVFQSPPSFKATDENLRNSKEFFRSIGSEGIMIGWEVRDESWFKSEGFRRILEDLRITHVVDPMYESPVLGEFRYYRLHGSRKGNRIIYSYKYSEEELLRLAELVRRNVMERNYVLFNNARFSLESAKSFKEILAHLR; encoded by the coding sequence GTGGAGGGGTTCGATATCAGGGTCGGTTGCTGCGGTTTCCAGGTATCGAAGAGGAGTTACGCTGAGATCTTTGACTTAGTAGAGGTTCAGGAGACCTTCTATAAGCTACCAAATTTGGAAACCGTTAGAAGATGGAGGAGGGTTGTAGGAAGAGATTCCTTCGAGTTCTCAGTGAAGGCCTGGATGGTGTTCACGCATGAACCCTCTAGCGCGATATGGAGGAAAACGGGGCTCCCTACTGACGCTGACTACGGTTCCCTGAGACCCACCAAGAAGAACCTGGAGTCTTGGGAGAAGTTTAGAGACGTTATGAGGGAGTTAAATTCCAACCTAGTGGTATTCCAGAGTCCACCATCTTTCAAAGCCACGGATGAGAACTTAAGGAACTCCAAGGAGTTCTTCAGATCGATAGGGAGTGAGGGTATCATGATAGGATGGGAGGTCAGGGACGAGAGTTGGTTCAAGAGCGAGGGCTTCAGGAGGATCTTGGAGGATCTCCGTATAACTCACGTAGTGGATCCAATGTACGAATCCCCCGTTCTAGGAGAGTTCAGGTACTACAGGCTTCATGGATCGAGGAAGGGAAACAGGATTATCTACAGCTACAAGTACTCGGAGGAGGAGCTTCTGAGATTAGCAGAGCTTGTTAGGAGAAATGTGATGGAGAGGAACTATGTGCTCTTTAACAATGCTCGCTTCAGTCTTGAGAGCGCTAAGTCCTTCAAGGAGATCCTAGCTCACCTAAGGTAG
- a CDS encoding Clp1/GlmU family protein translates to MMEVVEVASREGILVRTPVSVRVIAGEAEVWGAHFDELDLKQEAMDLLITAKGNAKLELTKSDYLKIDNPIPEWWDDILDKLIDKLVIFIGRTDSGKSSSILYISNKLLSRGERVSLVDCDIGQSDLGPPGVISSVNLEHQVYQIKMLEPEFMYFLGDKSPRGHLLQMLIGVQEAMRGVRERTVLVNTTGFVDGAAARTLKRYKLEALNPDLAVFIERSEGELEHLVRSIPKGLEVIRVRSPVKDIIKDRSYRSLSRKASLRKYLCGGFMRTFDIGEVDLENTFLLTGEEKGEYSSFLSDVLGSDVVWVEESPDMLLILTEGHVDRMKLRELGDLLRKEVRYAPKEVYEDLYVGLKYNRRCSGVGILRSLDLRGRKAEVLTKYGGQVDAISLGFIRLTEEGEELGTREVDSP, encoded by the coding sequence ATGATGGAAGTCGTGGAGGTAGCGAGCAGAGAGGGTATCCTGGTGAGGACCCCGGTGAGTGTAAGGGTCATCGCGGGGGAAGCAGAAGTCTGGGGGGCGCACTTCGATGAGTTGGACCTAAAACAGGAAGCTATGGACCTACTGATAACAGCCAAGGGCAACGCTAAGCTGGAGCTCACGAAATCAGATTATCTTAAAATAGATAACCCGATACCGGAGTGGTGGGATGATATATTAGATAAATTGATCGATAAGTTAGTTATATTTATTGGAAGAACTGATTCAGGAAAGAGTTCTTCAATTCTCTATATATCCAATAAGTTGCTCTCGAGGGGTGAGAGAGTATCCCTCGTGGACTGTGACATAGGTCAATCGGACCTGGGTCCACCCGGAGTCATATCTTCCGTGAACTTGGAGCATCAGGTCTATCAGATAAAGATGCTAGAGCCTGAGTTCATGTACTTCTTGGGTGATAAGAGCCCTAGGGGACACCTACTCCAAATGCTAATAGGCGTCCAGGAAGCCATGAGGGGCGTTAGGGAGAGGACCGTTCTAGTCAACACGACGGGTTTCGTCGACGGGGCTGCAGCTCGCACGCTTAAGAGATACAAACTAGAGGCCTTAAATCCAGATTTAGCGGTTTTCATCGAGAGGTCCGAGGGGGAACTCGAACACTTGGTACGTAGCATCCCCAAGGGACTTGAGGTAATCAGAGTAAGATCCCCAGTTAAAGACATCATTAAAGACAGGAGCTACAGATCTCTCTCCAGAAAAGCATCCTTAAGGAAGTACTTATGTGGAGGATTTATGAGAACATTCGATATAGGAGAGGTAGATCTCGAGAACACCTTCCTGCTCACAGGTGAGGAGAAGGGCGAGTACTCATCCTTCCTCAGTGATGTTTTGGGAAGCGATGTAGTATGGGTGGAGGAGTCGCCAGACATGCTCTTAATATTGACGGAGGGTCATGTTGACAGGATGAAGTTGAGGGAACTGGGGGATCTATTGAGGAAAGAGGTCAGATATGCCCCTAAAGAGGTTTATGAGGATCTTTACGTCGGCTTGAAGTATAATAGAAGGTGCTCAGGAGTTGGTATTCTGAGATCACTCGACCTGAGGGGTAGGAAGGCCGAGGTCCTAACTAAGTACGGGGGTCAGGTAGATGCGATCTCACTCGGTTTCATCAGGTTGACTGAGGAGGGGGAAGAGTTAGGTACTAGGGAGGTTGATTCCCCTTGA
- a CDS encoding glycerate kinase has translation MSVSYIKNIEELTMNGLSQKDRNARRSLLLSLDKAIASADPYKSVSSRFSDKSIFQMTKSIELKDFRKIFVVGAGKAGGMMAKAVEDKLGEVISEGWVNVPAKTEKAVSISKIRLNPAGHPIPDEGSLRGAKEILRIASTAGENDLVIVLISGGGSALMEYPMQGISLEDLREMNRLLVLSGADIKEINTVRKHVSMIKGGRLAEAAYPATLVSLIISDVIGDPLDTIASGPTAPDETTFQDAWEVLRNYSLIEKMPSSIVKVIRDGMEGKIPETPKPGDPIFENVTNIIVANNLKAIQAAEGVLRGLGYNTLLLGSRIQGEARYIGKMLAGLAASIKNEGVPIPPPAAVLMGGETTVTVTGKGVGGRNQELVLGAVRHLAGLDGVAIASMGTDGIDGISDAAGAICDGHTLERALREGLRPEDYLRNNDSYTFFSWLGDTIITGPTLTNVMDVIGIVVED, from the coding sequence TTGAGTGTCTCTTATATAAAGAATATAGAGGAACTAACGATGAATGGACTCTCCCAGAAGGATAGGAACGCTAGGAGATCTCTATTGCTGTCCCTTGATAAAGCAATAGCCTCTGCAGATCCATACAAATCTGTTTCCAGCAGATTCTCAGATAAATCAATATTTCAAATGACTAAGTCAATAGAGCTAAAAGATTTCCGGAAAATATTCGTAGTGGGTGCTGGAAAGGCCGGTGGGATGATGGCGAAGGCCGTGGAGGATAAGCTAGGTGAGGTCATATCTGAGGGTTGGGTGAATGTACCCGCTAAGACGGAGAAAGCGGTAAGTATCTCCAAGATAAGATTGAACCCAGCAGGTCATCCTATCCCTGATGAGGGAAGCCTGAGGGGAGCTAAGGAGATCCTCAGGATAGCCTCAACGGCCGGCGAGAATGACTTGGTGATAGTTCTGATATCGGGTGGGGGCTCCGCTCTGATGGAGTACCCTATGCAGGGGATAAGTTTAGAGGATCTAAGGGAGATGAACAGGCTTCTAGTCCTAAGCGGGGCGGACATCAAGGAGATAAACACCGTTAGGAAGCATGTATCGATGATAAAAGGAGGTAGATTAGCTGAGGCAGCATACCCAGCTACCTTAGTCTCCCTGATAATATCGGATGTCATAGGGGATCCTCTCGATACAATAGCCTCCGGTCCAACGGCCCCCGATGAGACGACATTTCAAGATGCTTGGGAAGTTCTCAGGAACTATTCGCTGATTGAGAAGATGCCAAGCTCGATAGTGAAGGTGATAAGAGATGGTATGGAGGGTAAGATACCTGAGACCCCGAAACCGGGTGACCCTATATTCGAAAACGTGACTAACATCATCGTAGCGAACAACTTGAAGGCTATACAAGCGGCTGAAGGTGTTCTCCGAGGTCTGGGCTACAATACGCTGCTCTTAGGTTCTAGGATCCAGGGTGAGGCTAGATACATAGGTAAGATGCTCGCTGGATTGGCAGCATCGATAAAGAACGAGGGAGTCCCGATTCCGCCCCCTGCAGCTGTTCTCATGGGAGGGGAGACCACAGTGACCGTTACAGGGAAGGGTGTGGGTGGCAGGAACCAAGAATTAGTTCTAGGTGCTGTTAGACATTTGGCTGGACTTGATGGCGTGGCTATAGCCTCCATGGGAACAGATGGAATAGATGGCATTTCTGATGCCGCTGGTGCTATATGCGATGGTCACACGCTCGAGAGGGCATTAAGGGAGGGGCTTAGGCCGGAAGATTACCTCAGGAACAACGACTCTTACACTTTCTTCTCGTGGCTAGGCGATACAATAATCACGGGTCCTACACTAACTAATGTGATGGACGTGATCGGTATCGTGGTGGAGGATTGA
- a CDS encoding deoxyribonuclease, translating to MKGRKGRENLYQVRVERLSGGSSSPKPGDLIEVLVRSVNRRGEGEGVYGGRKVMIAGAPDPGVAVRVRIRKVVGDKIFAELAEEDYGGR from the coding sequence ATGAAAGGAAGGAAGGGCAGGGAGAACCTGTACCAAGTGAGAGTCGAGAGGTTGAGTGGGGGATCCTCATCTCCGAAACCGGGCGATCTGATAGAGGTGCTAGTAAGATCCGTTAACAGAAGAGGCGAGGGGGAGGGCGTTTACGGGGGAAGGAAAGTGATGATAGCTGGGGCTCCGGATCCCGGGGTAGCTGTGAGAGTCAGGATTAGGAAGGTCGTAGGGGATAAGATATTCGCGGAGTTGGCGGAAGAGGATTATGGAGGGAGATAG
- a CDS encoding helix-turn-helix domain-containing protein — protein MEGDRRLLKDLIKALEGLGFTNYKAKVLAYLSLNRESLGITELSSLTGVPRTKVYSVISSLEEEGLVRVHKGRPMRVSAPSPNELASLITERVLSNTSAKLSLIGDLFKLSLTEGLWIVEESTLPLRGERVISGIAVSIIRDAREKINLIISERNVYFLPKRLPNIIDAVVESPSTQQALGIPRTHCRIVGKHGIFMVLNERACVFGDEELKQGIFTSEKNLLSAFSDLFKGLYASGIVLPR, from the coding sequence ATGGAGGGAGATAGAAGACTACTGAAGGACCTTATAAAGGCGCTAGAAGGGCTCGGATTCACGAATTACAAAGCTAAAGTCCTCGCGTATCTCAGCTTGAACAGGGAATCATTGGGGATAACTGAGCTGAGCTCATTGACGGGCGTTCCTCGCACTAAAGTATACTCGGTCATCTCCTCACTCGAGGAGGAGGGGTTGGTTAGGGTACATAAGGGAAGGCCTATGAGGGTCTCCGCCCCCTCACCTAACGAATTGGCTTCCTTAATTACTGAGAGGGTGCTTTCTAATACCTCAGCCAAGTTATCCTTAATAGGGGATCTCTTCAAGCTCAGCCTAACGGAGGGGCTCTGGATAGTGGAGGAATCGACTTTACCACTGAGGGGGGAGAGAGTGATAAGTGGGATAGCTGTATCGATAATTCGGGATGCTAGAGAGAAGATAAACCTCATTATAAGCGAAAGAAATGTTTATTTTTTACCAAAGAGACTCCCGAATATCATAGATGCCGTGGTAGAGAGTCCATCTACGCAGCAGGCCCTCGGCATCCCGAGAACGCATTGCAGGATAGTTGGGAAACACGGCATCTTCATGGTCCTGAATGAGAGGGCTTGTGTATTCGGCGATGAAGAGCTTAAACAAGGAATTTTCACATCAGAGAAAAACTTACTATCTGCCTTCTCAGATTTATTCAAGGGTCTTTATGCTTCAGGAATAGTCCTACCGAGGTGA